From one Pseudopipra pipra isolate bDixPip1 chromosome 2, bDixPip1.hap1, whole genome shotgun sequence genomic stretch:
- the XNDC1N gene encoding protein XNDC1N isoform X1: protein MAPVKISYVVSFSSQDPKYPAENLLSEGSVRPWLGCPQDRSARLSVELQLERASPIGYVDIGNYGCAFLQIEVGRSSWPRDQPYLTLVPTVTLMTPEDSKLGRNRCGVRMFKEADFPVPAVGQLWDRLRLTCSQPFSPHSRFGLSFIRLRTPQEQEPEPPRPPLGPRGLEPLEVPPRSPEPWLAPPANLTLPVPRRPSAEEQLRSRLWQLEGGAGSPACLSRPARLVLLAARSRAPRPGGDPELLAEDLGRPMVPEGSAQDIPAASPSTCKQPDRCRAPSPAGRAPAAASRPPMVRGRAQTHGHRERRARRRGRGQASGDRETGVCPICSGRFLLDVLPTHASHCGEEPPAAWPSLSPDTWVSCPICQLPFSMAEVEQHASTCGETLSSSQHLQ from the exons ATGGCTCCAGTTAAAATCAGCTACGTGGTGTCCTTCTCCTCACAG GACCCCAAGTACCCAGCAGAGAACCTGCTGAGTGAGGGCAGCGTCCGGCCCTGGCTCGGCTGCCCCCAGGACCGCAGCGCACGGCTGAGcgtggagctgcagctggaaagagccAGTCCCATCGGCTACGTGGACATTG GGAACTACGGCTGCGCCTTCCTGCAGATCGAGGTGGGACGTTCCTCGTGGCCACGTGACCAGCCCTACCTCACCTTGGTGCCCACCGTCACGCTGATGACACCAGAAGACTCAAAGCTGGGCCGGAATCGCTGCGGGGTCCGGATGTTTAAGGAAG CAGACTTCCCGGTGCCGGCGGTAGGGCAGCTCTGGGACCGCCTGCGGCTCACCTGCAGCCAGCCCTTCAGCCCGCACAGCCGCTTCGGGCTCTCCTTCATCCGCCTGCGCACGCCACAGGAGCAGGAGCCTGAGCCCCCCCGGCCACCCCTGGGCCCG CGGGGCCTGGAGCCCCTCGAGGTGCCGCCTCGGAGCCCAGAGCCCTGGCTGGCCCCTCCTGCGAACCTgaccctccctgtccccaggagaCCCagtgcagaggagcagctgaggagccgcctgtggcagctggaagggggtgcTGGGAGCCCGGCCTGCCTCAGCCGCCCGGCCCGGCTGGTGCTGTTGGCAGCGCGGAGTCGGGCACCGAGGCCGGGGGGGGACCCAGAGCTGCTGGCCGAGGACCTGGGACGTCCCATGGTGCCAGAGG gctctgcacaggacatccctgcagcctccccaaGCACCTGCAAGCAGCCAGACAGGTGCCgcgctcccagccctgctggcag ggctccagctgctgcctcaaGGCCACCCATGGTCAGAGGAAGAGCCCAAACCCACGGCCACCGAGAGAGACGggccaggaggaggggcaggggacAGGCCAGCGGTGACAGGGAGACGGGCGTCTGCCCCATCTGCTCAG GCCGCTTCCTCCTGGATGTGCTCCCCACGCACGCCTCCCACTGCGGGGAAGAGCCCCCTGCAGCCTGGCCCTCCTTGTCCCCTGACACCTGGGTGTCCTGTCCCATTTGCCAGCTGCCTTTCAGCATGGCAGAGGTGGAGCAGCATGCCAGCACCTGTGGTGAGACGCTGTCCTCATCCCAGCACCTGCAGtag
- the XNDC1N gene encoding protein XNDC1N isoform X2 — MAPVKISYVVSFSSQDPKYPAENLLSEGSVRPWLGCPQDRSARLSVELQLERASPIGYVDIGNYGCAFLQIEVGRSSWPRDQPYLTLVPTVTLMTPEDSKLGRNRCGVRMFKEDFPVPAVGQLWDRLRLTCSQPFSPHSRFGLSFIRLRTPQEQEPEPPRPPLGPRGLEPLEVPPRSPEPWLAPPANLTLPVPRRPSAEEQLRSRLWQLEGGAGSPACLSRPARLVLLAARSRAPRPGGDPELLAEDLGRPMVPEGSAQDIPAASPSTCKQPDRCRAPSPAGRAPAAASRPPMVRGRAQTHGHRERRARRRGRGQASGDRETGVCPICSGRFLLDVLPTHASHCGEEPPAAWPSLSPDTWVSCPICQLPFSMAEVEQHASTCGETLSSSQHLQ; from the exons ATGGCTCCAGTTAAAATCAGCTACGTGGTGTCCTTCTCCTCACAG GACCCCAAGTACCCAGCAGAGAACCTGCTGAGTGAGGGCAGCGTCCGGCCCTGGCTCGGCTGCCCCCAGGACCGCAGCGCACGGCTGAGcgtggagctgcagctggaaagagccAGTCCCATCGGCTACGTGGACATTG GGAACTACGGCTGCGCCTTCCTGCAGATCGAGGTGGGACGTTCCTCGTGGCCACGTGACCAGCCCTACCTCACCTTGGTGCCCACCGTCACGCTGATGACACCAGAAGACTCAAAGCTGGGCCGGAATCGCTGCGGGGTCCGGATGTTTAAGGAAG ACTTCCCGGTGCCGGCGGTAGGGCAGCTCTGGGACCGCCTGCGGCTCACCTGCAGCCAGCCCTTCAGCCCGCACAGCCGCTTCGGGCTCTCCTTCATCCGCCTGCGCACGCCACAGGAGCAGGAGCCTGAGCCCCCCCGGCCACCCCTGGGCCCG CGGGGCCTGGAGCCCCTCGAGGTGCCGCCTCGGAGCCCAGAGCCCTGGCTGGCCCCTCCTGCGAACCTgaccctccctgtccccaggagaCCCagtgcagaggagcagctgaggagccgcctgtggcagctggaagggggtgcTGGGAGCCCGGCCTGCCTCAGCCGCCCGGCCCGGCTGGTGCTGTTGGCAGCGCGGAGTCGGGCACCGAGGCCGGGGGGGGACCCAGAGCTGCTGGCCGAGGACCTGGGACGTCCCATGGTGCCAGAGG gctctgcacaggacatccctgcagcctccccaaGCACCTGCAAGCAGCCAGACAGGTGCCgcgctcccagccctgctggcag ggctccagctgctgcctcaaGGCCACCCATGGTCAGAGGAAGAGCCCAAACCCACGGCCACCGAGAGAGACGggccaggaggaggggcaggggacAGGCCAGCGGTGACAGGGAGACGGGCGTCTGCCCCATCTGCTCAG GCCGCTTCCTCCTGGATGTGCTCCCCACGCACGCCTCCCACTGCGGGGAAGAGCCCCCTGCAGCCTGGCCCTCCTTGTCCCCTGACACCTGGGTGTCCTGTCCCATTTGCCAGCTGCCTTTCAGCATGGCAGAGGTGGAGCAGCATGCCAGCACCTGTGGTGAGACGCTGTCCTCATCCCAGCACCTGCAGtag
- the XNDC1N gene encoding protein XNDC1N isoform X3 gives MAPVKISYVVSFSSQDPKYPAENLLSEGSVRPWLGCPQDRSARLSVELQLERASPIGYVDIGNYGCAFLQIEVGRSSWPRDQPYLTLVPTVTLMTPEDSKLGRNRCGVRMFKEADFPVPAVGQLWDRLRLTCSQPFSPHSRFGLSFIRLRTPQEQEPEPPRPPLGPEDAEPSDSPWCSSPDFHQTFFPKPHSRPSAEEQLRSRLWQLEGGAGSPACLSRPARLVLLAARSRAPRPGGDPELLAEDLGRPMVPEGSAQDIPAASPSTCKQPDRCRAPSPAGRAPAAASRPPMVRGRAQTHGHRERRARRRGRGQASGDRETGVCPICSGRFLLDVLPTHASHCGEEPPAAWPSLSPDTWVSCPICQLPFSMAEVEQHASTCGETLSSSQHLQ, from the exons ATGGCTCCAGTTAAAATCAGCTACGTGGTGTCCTTCTCCTCACAG GACCCCAAGTACCCAGCAGAGAACCTGCTGAGTGAGGGCAGCGTCCGGCCCTGGCTCGGCTGCCCCCAGGACCGCAGCGCACGGCTGAGcgtggagctgcagctggaaagagccAGTCCCATCGGCTACGTGGACATTG GGAACTACGGCTGCGCCTTCCTGCAGATCGAGGTGGGACGTTCCTCGTGGCCACGTGACCAGCCCTACCTCACCTTGGTGCCCACCGTCACGCTGATGACACCAGAAGACTCAAAGCTGGGCCGGAATCGCTGCGGGGTCCGGATGTTTAAGGAAG CAGACTTCCCGGTGCCGGCGGTAGGGCAGCTCTGGGACCGCCTGCGGCTCACCTGCAGCCAGCCCTTCAGCCCGCACAGCCGCTTCGGGCTCTCCTTCATCCGCCTGCGCACGCCACAGGAGCAGGAGCCTGAGCCCCCCCGGCCACCCCTGGGCCCG GAGGATGCTGAGCCCTCAGACAGcccctggtgctccagccctgactTCCACCAGACGTTTTTTCCCAAACCGCACTC gagaCCCagtgcagaggagcagctgaggagccgcctgtggcagctggaagggggtgcTGGGAGCCCGGCCTGCCTCAGCCGCCCGGCCCGGCTGGTGCTGTTGGCAGCGCGGAGTCGGGCACCGAGGCCGGGGGGGGACCCAGAGCTGCTGGCCGAGGACCTGGGACGTCCCATGGTGCCAGAGG gctctgcacaggacatccctgcagcctccccaaGCACCTGCAAGCAGCCAGACAGGTGCCgcgctcccagccctgctggcag ggctccagctgctgcctcaaGGCCACCCATGGTCAGAGGAAGAGCCCAAACCCACGGCCACCGAGAGAGACGggccaggaggaggggcaggggacAGGCCAGCGGTGACAGGGAGACGGGCGTCTGCCCCATCTGCTCAG GCCGCTTCCTCCTGGATGTGCTCCCCACGCACGCCTCCCACTGCGGGGAAGAGCCCCCTGCAGCCTGGCCCTCCTTGTCCCCTGACACCTGGGTGTCCTGTCCCATTTGCCAGCTGCCTTTCAGCATGGCAGAGGTGGAGCAGCATGCCAGCACCTGTGGTGAGACGCTGTCCTCATCCCAGCACCTGCAGtag